AACAGAACGCGAAGGAAGCGCTGCGGCGCTGCGACCGCGGCTACGTGCTCGCCAACGGCGAGAACCGGTACGAGGACGACGGAGACGCCCTGCTGTCGGACGAGGAGGTCCGGCGGCAGTTCCTCGGCGGGTGAGCGACCCGCGTCCTCAGTCGGTCGCCTCGGCGATCCCGAGGTAGCGACGGCCGATCGGGTCGGTCACTGGCAGCCAGTCGATCCGGCGGTCGCCGAGCGATCCTTCGGTACAGTCGTCGAATCGGGTCTCCGCACCAGCGTCGTACGCGAGCACATACGCGACTGGAGCGGGACCGAACTCGTCGACGCGCTCGGCGAACCAGTCGTCCTCGCTCGGCTGTGCCAGCGCGACTGGCTGGTCGGGGAAGACCGCCACTTCGGCGGCCACCTCCCCGAACTCGCTTCTCGTGGGCGTGGGCAGGTCGAACGCGTCGGTGAACCGCTGGACTGCGGCGTCGAGATCCGGGACGCCGACGACCACGGTGTCGACCCCGTGGATCGGCGACGAACCCAGGGTACCGGTGGGCTGGACGCGGCGCTCGCGCGGCGTGCGGTCCTCGATGAGAAACGGCAGCGTCGACCCCGGGTCGCCGTCGCCGAGGTACGTCAGGTCCCACTCGACGAGCGTCCCGTCCTCCCGTGTCCGTTCGTACGCGGCGGGGCCGTCGACGCGGACGCCGCGCTCGTCGAGCGTCGCCGTCGCCGCCTCGATGTCGTCGACGCCGATGGCCCACGCGCACGGCCCGCCGTCTCGACGGATCGCGTCGTCCCACCACGGAGACTCCGTCTCCGACTCGATCGTGGAGATGAGTTCGATGTAGCTCCCGTCTCGAAACCCCACGATCGCCATGTGGGTCACGCCGTTGGAGTGCGCGCCGCCGTACTCGACCGGGAATCCGGCCGCCTCGAACGCG
The DNA window shown above is from Halobaculum marinum and carries:
- a CDS encoding VOC family protein, encoding MDLRVDHVTVAGRSLESLVDAFEAAGFPVEYGGAHSNGVTHMAIVGFRDGSYIELISTIESETESPWWDDAIRRDGGPCAWAIGVDDIEAATATLDERGVRVDGPAAYERTREDGTLVEWDLTYLGDGDPGSTLPFLIEDRTPRERRVQPTGTLGSSPIHGVDTVVVGVPDLDAAVQRFTDAFDLPTPTRSEFGEVAAEVAVFPDQPVALAQPSEDDWFAERVDEFGPAPVAYVLAYDAGAETRFDDCTEGSLGDRRIDWLPVTDPIGRRYLGIAEATD